GCATATGAGAGGCACTCGTCCCTcttatataggccccaaaagtCTTGGGCTCACAGCGCTAGCATTAAATGAATACATGTGTAGACATAGCTTGTTGGCTACTCCTTTCTTACTCAATCGACACGTGGAGTTGCATTTGCTCAGGGCTAGTTGAAAGGTTTCATGGGCAACACGGATTGAGTCTTTTGCTTGGCCCTGAGGGGTTGAGGAAGCACTGTCCAACTTGGTCTGACAACCTTTATGTCATTTCATAGGCCTTCTCTTGTTGATGACTAACATGTTTTTTGAAGTTGATGTCTGAGTAGGCATGTCTCTGGAAGTTTTGTGCTGTAAAGTTGTCAATTTGCCAATAGTCTTTAAGTGGTCGGCAAGTACTTTTTGAATAGGTGCTCATCTTCTTTGTGAATAGTAAACCCAGCTAATTCTTCACAGCTGATagaataacaattttttttttatttaaggtATATGGGGTACGAAATTTCACTAAAAATAAGTCCATTAGAATTTCATAAATAACAAATTAGATGCTAATTTATTTTCAAACCCTTGAgtgtaaatatattattgtatttaaaatacaacaaaaaaaCCAGTCAGCTTAATATGTAGCTTTGCCGCGAGTAAATGTAAACtgaatttcaatttttgataGGGAGTTGATTTCCACATATTTTTTAGTTTCACACCCTTCTTTGTGTGCTACCcacttttttttacctttttcataCTCTCAATTTCAGGTCATTGGATCCTCAATCTCAGGCCCTCAGATCGAACTAATTAAAGATgatcaaataacaaaaattaacaaagggtgtgtgaaCAGAACCGCCCTTAATCAAACGAAAACAACGAACATAATTTAACATGAGTGTATAAGAGAATTAAAAGTGTGTTTTATCTTCATATTGAAAAAATCATCAAGCCCCTTTTGTAACATCACGCGGTCATCTCCACCTTCACTAAATTTGTCACATGTTAAAAAAATCACTTGAGAAAGCATTCAGGGCATTATCTCTAATGAATAACATCACCGGTTCGTCAAAAGGAACTATCTCTAATGAATCACCAGGAACTCAAAATATATTTAAGCGCATGGAGTTCCAAGTCTACTGATATCTATGCAAGTGAGAGGTCTCCAGCAGGAATTGATCTCTTGACAAGCTTTGCCCACGATTCATTGGTTTCGGTTATGACCTTAAGAGCATAATCCTGTTCATCATATGAATTGCTTCTATAattagttataaaaaaaaaaataaaaaaaaaaatgtcacgcGCCCGCACACACAGAGGTTGTATAATTCATATGTAATGTTGTATTTATTCTATGCTTATACAGGAAAAGCAAGAGAAGAAGGTGAAGTGTGACAATTAGTGTTGTGCTACTGTGTAGTGGACAGTACCAAATCACCACCAGAAAAGAATTTCCAGCAGTAAATAGACAGGAACAAAGATAATCAACAACCAATACGCACGAAGTTAGAACATCGATACTTAAGTTTTAGAGGTGACAGACCCGGGAGAGAAGTCTATATTCAGAAATTTCTGAATTTGCTGCATAAAACTATACACAAAGCCTCTTAAAAAGAGTAATTCTATAGACTTAAAACTCGAATCATAGCCCTTGATATCTTAATAAATAATCACATAATCCTAtccaaaaaaaacaacaaacaaaagaTAGAGAAAAAGCAAAAGGATCAAATTCAAATGTTGATAGTTGAGTTCCAAGGCATAGAGACCCAAAAGAAACCATAAATCTGATTGTTTGGGATAAGTTGATAAAAGCTGCATGCAAATACTTTAGACTCACACAACTGTCAGATGATTGATTAAAAAGACTAGGAGTTTACCAAATAAAACATGAAATTcacacaaaacaaataaaaaaacaagaaacaacTAAAACCCTAAACTAACTAGAACCCGAGCCAAGTTGGCTATTTATGATGGCAGGTATATGTTCCTGCAAGCCATGACCACTAACTAATTTCATAACGATGCATGAATTGAGACTTGTAATTACTGTCCAGCTAAGGTAAATCATGAATCGTGTTTCGACTGCCTTCATGTTGTAGGACATGAATTTGTTTAAAGCATGCCCTATTCCTGAACATTGAGTCCATACTACATATCAAACGTATCAAGATTAGAAATAAATAAACTGCAAAGAAAACTAGTATGTCACCCTTAACCTTAAACCCTCCCACTGCCCCCCAATACCACTGCCTGGTTTTGAAGTACTCTTTATACACTCAAGTCCGATGACCATTAAGAGACATTCTTACATGAATTATGCGTTTAAGTATGCAATTATTGAACGCTTTGAAATCAGAAAATCACATTTGACTTGGACGAATGCATTTTCTAAACCCATCAGTATGTGTACTAGAACAAATAATTGGGCTATAAAACAGGAGTAATCCTTTGATGACCTTCACCCTTTCCCCTAAACTAATTTTGTAATCAGATCTTGTCATGCCTCCTTGCAACACTGGCACTTTGCAAGGAGCACTAAGATCCTAGGCCAGAGTGCCATCAAAAGCTGGTGACTGAATCGATAAAGGAATGAATaatgggaagaagaaaaaggaaacactccataaaattgacaaaaataaaaggaacaaAACCAATAGAGTAATAAAAAAGGATTCACGGATAGCAATTGAAAAGGCCACTGTAAAATTACCTTGTTAGCTGCTTTGTTGCCAAGACCAAACTTGTTAGCAGGCTTTCCATCAGGTATCTTGTAGTCTCTAAACCAGTCCCTTATTGCAGTGAGAGTCCCCTGAAGTAAACCATAAGATTAAGCCTCAAAGAGCTTACTACTTAGTTGATCTAATTTATGAAGGTAGATAAATTGTAACTAAACAGTAATGTATATCATAACCATCCACTTTGTTCAAAAGAGTTTAGGTAGACTTTATCCATTTTTCGTACAGTAATCATATCATGTAACAGCAATGaatttaaaaactgaaaacatcTATGTTTAGATACATTAATTACGGTGGCAATGGTTGGTGAGTGCATTATTACAGAAATCTGATGGTGCTTGGTTAAAATGCAGTACATACCGGGAAATGCTTCTCAACATCATCAATGTCATTAACGAGAGAAGCCCTTGGATCATCCAATGAAATTGCAACAATTTTCCAGTCAAGTTCCCCTTCATCGATCATTGCTAAAGCAGCCAATGGCTTTACTTTGAGAATCTCACCAATCTTTCTTCGACTATCGCCTATCTCAACAACATCAACTAAAAGTTGTTGAAAATACAAGAGCTTTAGTTTTCCTTCTAAAGGTGGTACTTCCCTTGGGCAAAAGTTGGCGACATAAAAGACAGACAAGTGAGCAGACCTGGATCATTATCCCCAAATGCTCCTTCAACTTCATTGTTAGCAAGAGATGGGTCTTCCCATGTTTGTGGAAGCAACCCAtaattccaattaatattgtaGCTGAGAAGGATAGGTAACATAAGATAACTTTTTTTGATACAACCATACATTTACACTAAAGGGCAGGGAACATATAAGATAACTTTAATGGTTTGTAGGACAAACAACTAAACTTAAATATCAAACTCTTGCCATAGTATTAGTCATATGTGCATGTGCTTCTCTGCGTGCATCTATCACCCAGGAAAAAAATTCGTGCACCTCAGAAACTAAACAAATAAAGATAATCAGCGCCAACAGTGGCTTACATATATTCATGGTGCACCCTTGGACAAAAATTACACTGATTCAGGTATCATATCAAGCACCAAGACAAGGACAAACACTGTAATATAACCTTAAGAAAAGTAAAATTAGACCTTACGGATAGTAACGGAGTTTTCCCTTCTTTGTATCCTGCTTTATCGGGGTGTGTGGCTCATCAGTAGCAACCTCCATCTTTGCACTAGATTCTTTGGGTATTTCAACCACAAAGTTGAATACACCGTCACCCACTTGCAAAGGTATATCATGCCAAGGAGAAACCTAAGTATAAGCCAACACGTTGTTACAGCAGATTGAAacaaaaatgaagtaattggggtGTGGAAACCCAACCATGTCTCCAACAACCCAGCATTTTGAATCTTCTTTTAGAATTGCATATAAACATTTTCTCTTTTGAATACAAGTTCGAAGTGCGGATACTCAGAGTTGTTGTTCTATCTCCCCACTGAAAACAAATCGACACAATCCCGAAAACTCAATCAAATTTGAAACAGAGAGACGTCAATGAAGCAAATGATGTATGCCAcctaaaatcaaaataaattttttttgtatgtgTACAAGAAATATAAGAACTCCTGAATTATAACCCCATTTGATGCATTTATAGGAAGCTTTCACATTGTCCAGTTTTTCCTGCATTTTCTCAGAATCCAAACAAACAACACAacagaaaatggaaaaaaaaatggaaagacCATAGACCTTTTGACCGGAACGGTCGACGAAGAAGAGGCGGTAATCTAGTGTTTCGGGCTGGCCTTCCTCCTTGATCTGAACATCGGGATTGTAGATAGCCGTGCAATTGAAGGGCCTCCTGGAAGAAGACGACGACGACAGCGACGCTGCTCTTCTTCTGGTGAAGCAAAGGCTGGTATTGCTGTAGGGACTCTGCTTCGCGCGGAACGACGTCGTCTTGGAGATCAAGCAGGAAGTATTGGCGGCGGTCAGCACTCTCGCGGTGGCCATGGCTCCCTGACTGGTGAAGGGACAAGTGACAGTTTGTTAGTGGTAAGCTTTGATTGGCTCCTGTCGCTGTGCGTGCGCTCCAATTTTATCAAATATACCCAAAAATTAACCCTTGATTTCAAAAaagtcactttttataaaaactttcaaatatatccaaaatttcacttaaatagacacaaatatcctaaaattttaaaattaaataaattaaaagcttTTTAGCTACCATTGCCTCAAACTTTGATCCAACTCACCTTCACTTCTACACTCCACCACCACAACCCTATCCCCTTCAACCCCCTCATCACCGACATTGAGCGCTACCACGGTTACCGCAAGTGGGAGTAGTAGAATTTCAATCGTGCTTTCAACGTCTTTTTTCTTACTaatatcatttttagttttaaatataaaaatagtttttaaagttaatcCACATGTCGTTATATGATTGTATTTGTAAGACTCACGTGGCGCCATATCATCACACTAACAAAGTAATGGACAGATTTTTCAcgaaaaaactaaaatgattacgatggacaaattcaagaacaataCTATTGATTATCATTAATTATTAAGGACCAAATTAAAGAGTTATATCAATATCACGAATTATTATGCCTAAAaagcctttaatttatttgattgttaaatttgagggtatttgtgtctatttagatggaattttatatatatttgaaaaaatttataaaaaatgacatttttgaaattaatggttaattttttggttatattTGATAAACACTCCCCCTCTGTCCCCTTGCTAATTTTTGCCACCTGTACATTCACTTAATAAATTGCGAAATTGAAACCTGTACGATGCCGTTTTGATAAAAGCAAAACACAGCAAACACAAATCCCCGCCCCCTTCCTCCCTCTTCCTCCCTCCTCCTGCCGGCCGCCGCCCGAACACACCGCCGTAAGAATCCCTCGCTGCAGTGCAGACCTCTCTCTCTGTCTAACGCAACTCCGCCAGTCCAAAGCGAGAAACGTTAACGGCGCCACAGAAATGAAGGTCAGGGTGGTGTGTCGGAAAGTGTGTGATTACATTCGTTATGATCTGAAAGAGATTGCATTTCCATCTTCGCTGCCGGACCCTCCTCATATCAAGAAGCGTCGTAAGCTCACCTGGCATGAGCGGTTCTTGGTATGCCCTTTTCATTCATTTTCATTACACGTATAGATATAGGCTATGTAGTTAATCACGCTCATATCCGATTCATTTAACTCACTCATGGATCATGGAAGTAATTACAAGTACTGGATTGTTAAAATGCTTTTTGCAAGTTGATTTGGGGAGTTGTTTTGACCTTTCAGATATCAGAAAATTCATTTCCTAACAATTGTCTGAAATGGCCCTTCATGGAGAAGTACTATTGAGGTAACGGATAGGTGCTTTCCAGGAAACACTTGGGTTATTAGTAAAATCTTTTTATGTGCTTAATTGCTTTTGGTAAAAGTGCTAATCATAGAAGTGCTTTTGAGCAGAAGCGTTTGTGTGTTTATCGAACGTGTGGGTTGGGTATATATGAGCCTTTGATTTGGTGGGTGTAACCATTTGTTCTTTCTTTGGCCTATTCTGATATGAATTTTGATTATAAGGTCAATTGTTCAACCATAGATGCTTTAAAATTCAAGCTTCTGAGTATCAAAGTTGATTTTGTTTCTGATAATTTAAGCTAGTAATACTATTTGGCTGTTTCTGATAAGTTTATGTCTTGTTTTCATTGAATGTGAACCATGCTTTCATGCTTAGAATATGTTAAAGCTTATTAATACATTTACGCGTGTGGTGTTAACGTGAAGAATGGTAATTTATAGTATTATACCTTCTATTGGCTGTCAGGTGTTGAAGGAGGCTTCTAGGCTTTATGCCGCCAGCTGGGTGCGGGATGTTGGTCCTGAACTGCGGCCTAATGATTATAAGAATGAAGAGAGTGAAGATGGACCTGGTGGAGCACAGAGAACGGCTGAGGGGAAAGAACCCTCAACATTAGAGGATCTTGGTAAGTAATCTATACATTATGCTGCCACATCAATTAGTGTCGCCATTTTAACAAAACTTAAGTGGAAAGCCTGCTTGTTCTGTACAATGTATGCATGCATATGACTATGGAGATAATGATTGATGCCCGATgaatctttgttttttgttctttgATTTGGTTTGCATTAGTGTCCTGCAATGTTCTTACTCAGGAGGTtggcataaataaataataatcagTGAATCCTGCTACTTGATCATTAGATTCTGTCAAATGTTTTACATGCATCAAATCTGCTTCAAGGACAATATGTTAAAAAGTTACTTTTTTAGTAGTGATTTAGtagttgtttgttcaaaaagaaaaaatagtgaTTTAATAGTTGTTTGAATATccaaacagcttaaaaaaaaaaacttcaacaaATGCTTTTTCGTAAGGCAGTTCTTTCTGGCTGGTTTTGTGTGTGAGTTCACTTTAATCTGTCGATTGCCTGTGTCTCTAAATTTCTGTATACAATTTGGGTTATGATTGTGTGACTGTTACCAATCTGTTGCGACAAAACTCATAGGCCTCACTCTCTCTTCCCtgtgttgttttctttttctgtcaTGATAAGCTTTTTTCATTCAACACCCCCTTATCTAACAGCATAAAAAAGCTATTTGAAATGAAAAAAGCTTTCAACACCTGATAAATTTTTGTGAATACTTattaaaaacaacaaaagaatACTTATTTTCAGTTGCTTCCTTGATATCTATAAACTTTTCAGTTAAAATGGTTTGAGATCTGATTATGTTTAATGCTTTTTCTCTGGAAATAAAAACGAATAGCTGTGGCCGCAAGAGGAGGAATGGAGACGCTAAAGCCTGCTCTACAGCGAGTGTACATGACAAGAGCTTCTGCATATAGGGATGCTCTTCAAAGTTTTATACATGGGTACCAAGAAGGCATCCAGCAGGTCATGGAGAAAAAGGCAAAAGATTCTAAATCTCAACAAGAAAGTGATAAATCTACTTAACATCTCTTGTTACTCTTCATAGTTGTTGCTGCACTTACTGACATTCTTCCGAAGTTATGGGGTCATTTTGCCGAGTTCCTTCGACATGGTTCTTTCAAGCGACTTGTTATTTGTGTCGATTACAAGTTCTCGAGCTCTACTTTTAGCTCAGTTTTAAGGACACCTGCCATGGTTTTTCAGTTGAGAACTTGAAAGCAAGTTTAAGAAATGTGAATGTAATGTAAATTTGCAATAATTTTTTTCCCTGTTTTGAGACTGATAAAAAATCTGCTTTGTTGGAGTAATTAATTTTTACCTTGCCACTCTTGCTAATGAATTTTTACTTGTGGtatattattttcttgaaaataaaaaaagtaggAACTAGGGGTGGGCCTGCATGTCTTTGGACCTGTGGATTCGGATCATATTATCCGGTCCGATGTAAACTATCTggttcttatttttattttcaaaacggTCCTAGTTGGATTCGGTTTGTGAAAAAACTAGTTCAAAATCAAGTTCATATTTCTTATGTGCTAGTAATCGGGTTCAGACCGTTTGAAGGTTGTCTTAGCACttgttattttattaattttctacaATGAATCTCATGATCCATAATTCCATTTCTATCTGATCCTAAGAACAAGTAAAACAAACTTTGTTAATATTGGCTTTGTTATACGTAATTCTTTCATAACGGAAACACATAGAGATTGAGATTGGTTTACATTGGTGTTTTGTTATAGGATATATGATTGAAAACATATCCGTTCACCTTGTAGGAACTAGATCGTGACGAACGAAACCAAATAAGCGGGTTCCCCggataaaaatacataaaactaGTGAAATAGTATATTTCTCCCAATTCATTAGCCTTTTGATACAATCAAATGGAAAGCACCAAGGGCGCATATTACAATGTGAGTGAATAAATCCTCATCTATTCATGATTTGAGGACTCATTCCCCTTCTTCAAACATTACATGGTGCCCCATACCCCGTGTGATGTAGGCATTTCTCTTAGGAGTGAGTATAAAAACTGATAAACGGGTAAAATTGAACCGAATCAGAGTGCACTGCCTAGCTTGGTTTGGTTTTCAACTCAAACTTACTCTCAAATTGTCACAATTCTTTGAACACGATTACATATGATTAAACTCTTTTAGCTTTCGTCGAATTATCATAAAATCGTTCAACTTTATTCGTTGTAATGAGAGAATATTCGGTAGTGCTGCTTTACCAGGATTTTTCTCACAAAGAGGGGCATAAATGTGGGGTCGTTTGGAATCAAATATAGACAGTCTCATAATTTTATGAGATGTGTCACACATATGACTCAGTTATATGACTCTGTTAGGGTGTTCTTATCCAAACATTTTTCAATAAAAGTTCACAATGTATATCAAGATGTTATAATATCGCCTAAACATGacttggtaattttttttttttagattataataatttaagaTAAGATCCACAATACAAGTGATGATAGAAAAGTCGTATTTTATAACTCACATTTAAACCATCCATCTAAAATGAGCAATTCCACCTTCCAATTGCTTGGCAATTGGGTGATGGAATCCCCCAAAATGCACAAATTCTCTATACTCCAAGCCCAACCAATCGGGCTACAGTGAAAAGGAAGCAGGTTGAGGGAGTGTGATGCCATGGTGACGTCAGCCacgttataatttttttttgtgcgcCAAGCGAGTGGGCGTCTTCATGCGCACGTGAGTGCAAGTGGATCGACATGATGCAGGCGGTGGGGCCCGGGTTGCAGGCTTTGAGGATTGCTGTGAATCTGGATGGTTGGATTCCCAAATCCAACTATCCGTGTTAATAtccagatttaaaaaaaatcctaaaaagACTAGTTATCTATGTGGCACAATCTAAACTCTTGGATTGCAAAAGAATGTCATCTTACGGTCCATATTAATTATGTTATATAAatgtttaaaaattataaataaatacataaaaatacaaaaaataaataaaaataaagagaatATGAGTTGTGGTGTAATGAGATGAAATTGAAATTTCGGCTACTAACATGTGGCGTGACGGGATTAGTTAAAAGACACAttcaaaattaaacataatattgattttttttaaataaatatttaatgcCAATGGTCCGGACAATTCATTTATGGGGTAAAGATGCCGCCATAGAATTACTATTCACTACGGCAATAATTACCTTTGCCTAATTAACGATCCAAAAGTAAGGTTTACAATACCATTAATTAAATAGGAAACTAATAAAAAGGCTTTAAATCTTTATATTTTAATCAAAAATCACCtactaattttatttaataataaagacaaaagaataataaataaataaagagtaaactgtcggtttaccccctgaactttcacctcactttcgattttccccctgaacttttccattggaaaattaaggactcaaactaatttttttagccaatttgccccctaccgttagtttttcatatattccatccatatttccgttaagtgagaccatgtgcacaacatgtgagggtagttaagttatttcactcttaaaaatgattaaaaaactgaaaataataaaaaaagcaaaactttccctctattttttcccgctaattcctatcctcgattttatttttccctctcattcctatgcatgagaaatgacatatggtgttattgtctaccatttttattttctctaacaaattaataatttgacaaatgctaatggtgctattgtctccaaagcagtgcattaatataagaaaccctagtcttttttatggacatgtttcttatattaatgcactgctttggagacaataacaccattagcatttgtcaaattattaatttgttagagaaaataaaaatggtagtacatgcttcaaaaaaaagattaacttagctacttatgaagacaataacaccatatgttatttctcatgcataggaataagagggaaaattaaaattgaggataggaattagcgggaaaaaatagagggaaaattattattattatttattttcagtttttaatcatttttaaattgaaatgacttaactatcctcacatgttatgcacatggtctcacttaacggaaatatggatggaatatatgaaaaactaacggtagggggcaaattggctaaaaaaattagtttgagtccttaattttccaatagaaaagttcaggagggaaatcgaaagtgaggtgaaagttcagggggtaaaccgacagtttacccATAAATAAAAACCCTAAGAAACTTAACTTGCGTTGGGGCGCGTACCCCTTTTTCCTTCCACACTCCACTTTTTTCTCTCACCTTTTTCTCCCTTTGTCAACTACATTAAtagatttcttttttttgtttttatctttttttttttcttagaataagaaaaatacttcaaattgaattacattctccagttttatttttatggtgTTGTTTCCTAATAGTAGTTGTCAATGCAAATTTATGCCGTCTCTAgctttgatgaaaatgcacctgcaaaacaatcaacatctttgatcaaggacttaagcctcacgcgcccacgaggttggggggtgggggggagGGGTTAGGTCAATGGATTttcgatgcctaagttagtttctctgagaATAAGAGGTATATATAGGAGGGGAGGGCCGACCATAGTGTTAGAGTTTTACCTTACACATGGTggcatcctattggccaaggtttatggagaaatattctcaagatattaaataggaaataagtGATATAATGGAGGAATTATCCCTAATTGAATTAAAtagggattacttacttgaatggAGTCAATCTttaattgggaatgtattaaagatatgaTTTGGGTTATTAATCCTTATCTCTAATGatttgacttttccttgccaaAGACAGGTGAGCTGTGGGCAGTCGTATTCAGCTATTGGGACCTTCAAGGGTGTGAGCTGCGCGTGGGAGTATCTAATGAGcctgcccatttattgagggcaatcttgtctttcctGGGCAAaggtccacgtgtcgcctttagaatttttgggatttttttaggCTCTACGAATGCCCCTACACCTGCTGGGTTGCACGTAGGAAAATGGTAGTAGGTGTAGAAATCCTAAGCTACATGGGCTTGTAGAGCTGTTTCCTAATTTGAACTTGATCTCCTTCCTTGATTTGGAGATAGacttcttctaggaaaaggaaaccaATTGGCCCTAATACCTATTTAATTATGCCTTAAGcaggggattaaataaatttggagaacaatcaTTATTCCAACAAGGATGATGTGGCAGTGTGGGCTGCTGATGGTGTGGCACAGGGGTCATCTCGGCTTGAGTCGAGGTGTTGGAGGCACGAGCAAGGCTCATCATAGCTGGAGTTtgaaggagaggagagaggcATAAGGTGttcgcccccccccccccccccggctgGTGCACTGGGCTGAGATGCCATTAGGCCGGCTATGGTGCGTTGGGCGCTAGAAAGAGAAAAAGCCGGGTCTGGGAAGTGGGGCCAGGCTTGCTGCTAGGCTCCTGCGATTTGGGCCTATGTTGAAGGAGGGAAAGCTGGGCCGTGGGGCCTGGCCCTAGGGCG
This genomic interval from Malus domestica chromosome 05, GDT2T_hap1 contains the following:
- the LOC103454156 gene encoding uncharacterized protein, producing MKVRVVCRKVCDYIRYDLKEIAFPSSLPDPPHIKKRRKLTWHERFLVLKEASRLYAASWVRDVGPELRPNDYKNEESEDGPGGAQRTAEGKEPSTLEDLAVAARGGMETLKPALQRVYMTRASAYRDALQSFIHGYQEGIQQVMEKKAKDSKSQQESDKST
- the LOC103454157 gene encoding soluble inorganic pyrophosphatase 6, chloroplastic, which encodes MATARVLTAANTSCLISKTTSFRAKQSPYSNTSLCFTRRRAASLSSSSSSRRPFNCTAIYNPDVQIKEEGQPETLDYRLFFVDRSGQKVSPWHDIPLQVGDGVFNFVVEIPKESSAKMEVATDEPHTPIKQDTKKGKLRYYPYNINWNYGLLPQTWEDPSLANNEVEGAFGDNDPVDVVEIGDSRRKIGEILKVKPLAALAMIDEGELDWKIVAISLDDPRASLVNDIDDVEKHFPGTLTAIRDWFRDYKIPDGKPANKFGLGNKAANKDYALKVITETNESWAKLVKRSIPAGDLSLA